ACTGAGATCGCCTTCAACGATGAGGTGCCGCAGCACGCCGGCACGCTCGGTGTCGTTGAGCGTGTAGCGGTTGGCCAGCACCTCGACTGACTTCACCGGGTCGCCGGTCAGACGGATGTCGCGCGTCTTCTGCAGCTTCTGCGCAACCTGGCGGAACGTGGCTTCGGAAACCGCAGCCTCGACCACATCCCGCACCTTCAGGAAGAAGGCCCGGTCGTCTGCGGCCAGGGTGTCGTCCCTGAACACATTGACCGACTCCGCTTCCGTGGTCAGCGAGCGCCCGACATGCGTCTTGCGCAGCGCGTGGTCCGATGCGATCAGACCGTTCTTGCACACCAGCCGGTAGATCAGCGGCTGCACCGACAGCGTGCCGCAGCCGACCTCCGAGTTGGTGATGACGATGCCGGCCTGCACGATGTCGCCGGGGGCGACCTCGAACTCGACGCGGGGCGTGATGACTTTCAGATACATCTTCGTCTCGGTCAGCTCGACCGACTCGAAGCGGGCCCCTTCCAGCCGCTGCAGGATCGGCAGGACGTTCTCCGCAAGATCGAAGTTGTCCAGCCGGCGATAGCGGTCCGATAGCACCGCCCTCACCTGCCCGTCCAGCGTGCGGATCATCCGGCGGTCGCCGTCCGATTGCAGCCAGGTGTTGACGTTGCGGTCGAGCAGTTGAGGCTGCTCGGTGCGCATGCGCTCGAAGTAGGCGAACGGGATCTTGAGCTTGTCGGCGAGCTGCCGACGCGCCAGACCCGTGACGCCGTACTCGCCGTCTCCCTGGCGGGAGTCGACGATCAGCTTGAGGCTGCCATCCTCATCGGTACGGCACTGCAGGAAGGACGAAGGCACGACCAGGTCGCGCTTCGAGGAGATCTGGCGCTCGAGTTCACGGGCCAGGTCGACGAGGGAACGTCCGCTCTTCATGGTGAGACTCCAGAGAAGTTGCAGGAACGGCCCCCCGCCATGCGGGGTTGCACATCCCCGCTGGGGTGAAGAACCGGACCGGGGAATCCCGATCCGGATGGGAAGCGCGACGGGTGTCGCGCAGGGTTCACGGGCTACAGCAAACCGCGTTCGGCGAACGAGGTGGCGTTGCTGCCTGCGATCACGATGTGGTCGAGCACACGGATGTCGACCAGGGCCAGCGCGGAGCGCAGCGACTGGGTCAGGAACTCGTCGGCCCGGCTGGGCTCGGCGACACCCGACGGGTGGTTGTGCGCCAGGATCACCGCCGCAGCGTTCAGCGACAGCGCGCGCTTGACCACTTCACGCGGGTACACGCTGGTCTGCGTGAGCGTCCCCCGAAACATTTCCTCGGGCGCGATGACCCGGTTCTGTGCATCGAGGAACAGCACCATGAAGACTTCGTGGTCGCGCTGGGCCAGCATGATCCGCAAGTAGTCGCGCACCGCGGCCGGTGAGGCCAGCATGTCCCGCTCGCGCATCGTCTCGGCAAGCGCACGACGGACCAGTTCCCTGGCCGCCATCAGCTTCGCTCCGACGGAGGACGGCGGGACTTGCTGCGCTACGTCTGCGTTCAGCAGCCGCGACAGGCTGCCACTCGCGTCTTTCAACAGGTTCGCTGCCGTTCGGGGTCCCACCAGCGTGCTGAGCAGGGCCGCGTCCGACATCGACTCGATCGGTCGACACATGGAGTTCTCCTTCGTATGACGAATGGGGAACTCCTCCCCCAGGGAGCGAGCTCCCCGGGGGATGGATTGAGACTGACAGTGCCGGCGGTCAGAACGGAACGCTCTCGCGTTCCTCCGCGCGCGCCGGTTGCGGCACATCGATGGGTTCGCCGTTGACCTTGGCGAACTTGATGCGCAGCAGTCGGCCCTTGATGCTGACGCCCGGCTGCCCCTTCCTGTCGCCCTTCTCGAAGGTGAACATTTCGGGATAGATGTCGGCGATCCGGAAGCCGATGATCACGGCCTTGTCGGCCGCGACATCGTTTTCCAGGCGCTTGACGATCGCCTGAGCGTCAGCACCGCTGACACGGCAGTCGAACTTCGTGTAGCTGACGTCACTGTCGCTGCCGCGGAGGGCAGCCACGGTGCAGGCCAGGAACTCCTGGCCCTTCTTCGGCTTCACGGTGCGAACACGATTGAGATAGCCGACGCCTTCGACGTGCAGGTTGAAGAACGACGACGGGCTGCTGGCTTGGGATGACTCGGACATGATGGCCTCCTATGACATGGAACACATGAAAATGGGGAGACCGTCCCCAGTACGGGGATGGGACTCCCCGGCTGGGTAGAAGCACTGACGAAATCTCCGGGCCTTACGGCCACCGGTTCTCAGGAGATCTGACCGGTTTCGAGCGATGCGTAACGGGCATCAACCGGGCTGACACAGCCAGCGAGAGACTCGGCCTGACCCGCGGCAATTGCCGGCGTGTTCCAGGGATCGATGCGGGATGCTGATCCCTCGTCCGATCGGAATGCAACTGCAATGCGGACACGGTCGAGCGGCTCGCCGCCGCAATTGCCAGCGAGCGTGATCTCGACGAATGCGCCATCCGCCCCGGCGGCGCAGAGGCGCGTGACAGCGACGCGATAGCCGCGGAATGACAGCTGCGCGGCACCGTGCAGCGTGGCGACGGCGAGCGCCTCGCGCGCAAGCACGCAAAGCATCGCCCACTCCGGCGCACTGGGGTGCCGTGCCGGCTGGCACAACCCCGTCGTCACAGGAGCTGCCCTGCCGACGGTGGCGGCGGCTCGGCGTCCGCGCTGAGCGAGACCTGCTGCATCAACCGCAGTTCCGCCGCGGTCGGGGTGACGCGCCGCTGCGAGTGCCGCGGCACCTCCTCGCCGGTGAACACCTTGCGCGGGAGTTCACCGAACAGCGCCACCGCGGCGCGCACGCGCTGCCGAGCCGCTTCGTCCGCGCCCGGTAGGAAATCGCGCCGGCTCAGCGGGAGCATTTCCTCGCGCAACAGGTTGCGCTCCCAGCGGATCGGCTCGAGGAACAGCGCGCGCAGACCGCGGCCGATGGCGCGGATCTCTGCCCTGCCCGCCTCGTCGCTCATGCGGTCCTTGAGGACGAGGGTCTTGACCATGCGCACGTGGTAGTCGAACTCGACGATCGCCTCGGCCGTGGCGTAGCCATACGGACTGCGAAACCCCAACTCCACCGTGACCGGGCTGCGCGACGCGAGCACCGACAGCGCAAGCCCTCGGCGGCGAAGTCGCTCGAACTCGGCCTCCCGCGCTTCGATGACCTGGCCCATCTGCGAACGGATGCCGGACAGCGACTGGTAGACGCGAATCAGGATCCAGTCGGCGTAGGGGTTGTCGTTCGCCGACAGGTACCAGATCGCCTTGAGCACCGCCGCGAAGCGCCGCCCGCCCGGAATGGCCGGTGCGTTGCTGGCCGGATCGGCGGCGCGGCCGGTGAACATGCGGTACGCGTCCTGCGTGTGCAGGGTCATCGCATCGGGTGTCTCATCGACGAGCTGGCCCAGCGACGATCCTGCGGGCCGTGCTGGCGCCGCAGGCGCGGAGATGGCTGGCGCGGGGTCGAGCACCGGACCGAGTGAGGACGGCGCGTCTTGTGCTGTCATGGCGGACTCCGTGTTGACGTGTTCTGGCATCGACGGGGCGGGGGCGCGCGGTGTGCTCATGGTTACCTGCCGGTGTTCATGCGCGTCTTGAGCTCGCCAAGCATCTGCCTAACCTTCTCGCGCTGCGCGCGAGCCCTGGCCTGGTACTCGGGCGTGGCGCGTTCGGCCGCGAGACGCCGTTCCTCGGCTTCGCGTTCGCGACGCAGAGCGGCCTCCTTCTGGCGCTGCGCACGCGCGGCCGCCACGCGGAGACCGAGCTCCGGTATGAAGCTGCCAGCGCCGGCGCGCGCGATGAGCCCGCGCAGGTACGCGACCGGACTGCTGCGCACGCCGCCCATCTGCAGCCGGCCGGCAAGCTCGTCGAGCAGAGCCTGGGCGTGTTCGCCGCAGGGGCGAAGCAGCACGCGTGCTGCCTGGCGCTCGTCCGGCAGCATCTGCTCGGGGAAGATCAACTCCCCACCACCATCCACGGCGGCCGGCGCAGGCGTCGGCGAGCCAGTGTTCTGTGGTTGTAGTGATTCACCTGTACTGTGACTCATAAGAAGAGCGGCGCTTTCGGGTGAACCGTGTTCGCGGGTCGGGCCGAACTGTCGTGGCGGATTCGGCGTGGCAAGGCTGCGGGGATGCCACAGTCTTGAATCGCTCTTCGGTGAATCGTTGGCTGCGCCAACGTCACGCTCTGGATCGACGCCGCGCAGGTCGGTGGCCCGTGCCGATGAGACATCTTCGGTCAGCAATGTCAGCAGGCAATCGAGCCTGATGCGCGCCACCAGGCTCGGCGGAATGCCGCGCAGGCACTCCTCCCAGAGCCCGGCACGCACGAGATCGCGCCGCGCCGTTTCCTGTTCGCGCCGCGTGAGACCGAGCTCCTCAAACCAGCGCGCGGCCGAGCTGACGATCCACTGATCCAGACGACGTCGAACCTGCAGCCGCGTGAGGTGCAGCGCGCGCGACAGCATCAGCCCGCCGTGCACGCCACCCGCGACCTCGACGAGCGTCCGATGGAAGGCCACCGACGGACCGAGCAGTTCCGCAAGCACGAGCCGGTCGCTCCAGTCGACCGCCTGCGGATGGCCAGCAATCCGATCGGCGAGCCGCGCGCCGAGCTCGTCCAGCCTCAACCTGAAGTGCAGCCGGGCGGGAATGCCGATCCGCTGATCGTCCAGGAGCGCGAGATTGCGCAGCACCTCGCGCGCGCTGGCCTGTTCCTTCGGCGACAGTCCGGTCTCGATCGCCCACTGCTCCGTCGTCTTGTGGAACCAGCCGCCGTTCCGGGCGATGTCCCGACCGTGGCGCGTCCAGTAGATCGACTGC
This DNA window, taken from Thauera sp. K11, encodes the following:
- a CDS encoding DUF932 domain-containing protein gives rise to the protein MKSGRSLVDLARELERQISSKRDLVVPSSFLQCRTDEDGSLKLIVDSRQGDGEYGVTGLARRQLADKLKIPFAYFERMRTEQPQLLDRNVNTWLQSDGDRRMIRTLDGQVRAVLSDRYRRLDNFDLAENVLPILQRLEGARFESVELTETKMYLKVITPRVEFEVAPGDIVQAGIVITNSEVGCGTLSVQPLIYRLVCKNGLIASDHALRKTHVGRSLTTEAESVNVFRDDTLAADDRAFFLKVRDVVEAAVSEATFRQVAQKLQKTRDIRLTGDPVKSVEVLANRYTLNDTERAGVLRHLIVEGDLSAYGLVNAVTHFSQDVDDYDRATELEALGGKLIELAPGDWKELAHAA
- the radC gene encoding RadC family protein; the encoded protein is MCRPIESMSDAALLSTLVGPRTAANLLKDASGSLSRLLNADVAQQVPPSSVGAKLMAARELVRRALAETMRERDMLASPAAVRDYLRIMLAQRDHEVFMVLFLDAQNRVIAPEEMFRGTLTQTSVYPREVVKRALSLNAAAVILAHNHPSGVAEPSRADEFLTQSLRSALALVDIRVLDHIVIAGSNATSFAERGLL
- a CDS encoding DUF3577 domain-containing protein, producing MSESSQASSPSSFFNLHVEGVGYLNRVRTVKPKKGQEFLACTVAALRGSDSDVSYTKFDCRVSGADAQAIVKRLENDVAADKAVIIGFRIADIYPEMFTFEKGDRKGQPGVSIKGRLLRIKFAKVNGEPIDVPQPARAEERESVPF
- a CDS encoding PFL_4669 family integrating conjugative element protein → MSTPRAPAPSMPEHVNTESAMTAQDAPSSLGPVLDPAPAISAPAAPARPAGSSLGQLVDETPDAMTLHTQDAYRMFTGRAADPASNAPAIPGGRRFAAVLKAIWYLSANDNPYADWILIRVYQSLSGIRSQMGQVIEAREAEFERLRRRGLALSVLASRSPVTVELGFRSPYGYATAEAIVEFDYHVRMVKTLVLKDRMSDEAGRAEIRAIGRGLRALFLEPIRWERNLLREEMLPLSRRDFLPGADEAARQRVRAAVALFGELPRKVFTGEEVPRHSQRRVTPTAAELRLMQQVSLSADAEPPPPSAGQLL